A stretch of Brassica napus cultivar Da-Ae chromosome C6, Da-Ae, whole genome shotgun sequence DNA encodes these proteins:
- the LOC106430760 gene encoding sister chromatid cohesion protein PDS5 homolog D-like isoform X1 → MASIVGLNHLAEALIDAGNRLLTLPSTDELLTLLDETESLLRNVEQDQPLSMQNALIPTKKALVSSDLLTHPDSDVRVSVVSCLTEIVRITAPEAPYTDDQMKDIFRLTIEAFEKLADASSRSYQKAESVLDNVSKVKSCLVMLDLECDDLILQMFRMFLRLIRSDHPRVVFSSMEMIMITVLDETEEVSKEFLDILLASVKKDNQNVSPMAWSLVEKVLSRCARKLKPCIMEALKSSGTTLDAYSPVVTTICQTVFETPKVHNVVDTKENEDKLVLGHSRKETRSKSSSKGPARDGTRRINENEKSNGKQVWSESRDAETDVGVTGKRGRKPNSLMNPEEGYDIPWLSGKRDSLKKTPPVKESSPATTSRALTGSVKRSRVKLEDTDHDLDSPSSPKLKKLASCFRDEEENFEKESNREIPEDDTEIGESRKKTKPQKGGKKKAVVNSSGKRSSARTAAKKNNLEGASSDTPVPQSSKDKKKKVSQVGARPLAEESEETSKSLQVRSRTAKKEVGSDTNGPGADLVGKRVNIWWPLDKTFYEGAIESYSGRTKVHKVVYTDGESEELHLHKERWELLEDLSSASEEEDMEIDLPESIPLFDIMQRQKVKKSKNVESSSKKDSGKKAAREGKNLKSLKELSAAETGRREAEQEVSRDVDEESEDEYYNSEMQEGEENLKVTETETKEEEEQFENPEVESERDGSESEEEPKWRETDDMEDEAEEREEAEADEKVPKSSSLSETEKDSDEERVS, encoded by the exons atgGCTTCTATTGTTGGATTGAACCACCTTGCTGAAGCACTCATCGATGCTGGAAACAGACTTCTCACCCTTCCTTCAACCGACGAGCTTCTCACTCTTCTCGAT GAAACTGAGTCACTGCTTAGAAACGTGGAGCAAGATCAACCCTTGTCAATGCAAAACGCCCTGATTCCCACCAAGAAGGCTTTGGTATCAAGTGACCTCTTGACCCACCCTGATTCTGATGTTAGGGTTTCTGTTGTCTCCTGCTTAACCGAAATCGTCAGGATTACTGCCCCAGAAGCTCCTTACACTGATGATCAGATGAag GACATCTTCAGGTTGACGATTGAAGCTTTTGAGAAGCTAGCTGATGCATCCTCCCGCAGCTATCAGAAAGCCGAGTCTGTTCTTGATAATGTATCAAAGGTCAAATCATGCTTGGTCATGCTGGACCTAGAGTGCGATGACCTCATTCTACAAATGTTTCGCATGTTCTTGAGACTCATAAG ATCTGATCATCCACGGGTGGTGTTTTCGTCAATGGAGATGATAATGATTACAGTATTAGATGAAACCGAAGAAGTGTCCAAGGAGTTTCTCGATATTCTATTAGCTAGTGTCAAAAAAGATAATCAG AATGTTTCACCAATGGCTTGGAGTCTTGTGGAGAAGGTTCTCAGTAGATGTGCTCGTAAACTTAAACCATGCATCATGGAAGCTTTGAAGTCTTCAGGGACCACCTTGGATGCGTATTCTCCAGTAGTTACGACCATATGCCAGACTGTTTTTGAAACTCCCAAGGTTCATAATGTTGTTGACACCAAAGAAAATGAG GACAAACTGGTTTTGGGGCATTCTCGCAAGGAGACTCGTTCTAAAAGTAGTTCCAAGGGACCTGCGAGAGATGGAACTCGACGAATCAATGAGAATGAGAAATCAAACGGAAAGCAAGTGTGGTCTGAGAGTAGAGATGCGGAAACAGATGTAGGAGTTACAGGGAAGAGAGGAAGGAAACCAAATTCGTTGATGAACCCTGAGGAAGGCTATGACATTCCTTGGCTTTCAGGGAAAAGAGATTCTCTAAAGAAAACACCTCCGGTTAAAGAATCTTCCCCAGCCACTACTAGTAGGGCTCTGACGGGTTCAGTTAAACGAAGCAGGGTTAAGCTGGAGGATACTGATCATGATTTAGACTCTCCTTCTTCACCCAAATTGAAGAAGTTGGCATCATGCTTCCGGGACGAAGAAGAGAATTTTGAGAAAGAATCAAACCGTGAAATACCAGAAGATGACACAGAGATTGGAGAATCAAGGAAGAAGACAAAGCCCCAGAAGGGCGGGAAAAAGAAGGCAGTTGTGAACTCCAGTGGAAAAAGATCGTCAGCTCGCACAGCTGCTAAGAAAAACAACTTGGAAGGTGCTTCTTCGGATACTCCTGTTCCACAATCATCAAAGGACAAG aagaagaaggtttcTCAAGTTGGAGCTAGACCATTGGCAGAAGAATCtgaagaaacttcaaagagCCTTCAAGTGAGGAGCCGGACAGCAAAAAAAGAAGTG GGTTCTGACACGAATGGCCCTGGCGCGGATTTGGTCGGGAAGAGAGTGAATATCTGGTGGCCACTGGACAAGAC TTTTTATGAAGGCGCCATAGAGTCTTATTCTGGTCGTACGAAGGTGCATAAG GTAGTATATACTGATGGAGAATCAGAAGAGCTTCATCTCCATAAAGAACGCTGGGAGCTACTTGAGGACCTCTCTTCTGCCAGTGAG GAGGAGGATATGGAGATTGATCTGCCAGAGTCCATTCCTTTATTTGACAT AATGCAGAGGCAGAAAGTCAAGAAAAGCAAAAACGTGGAATCATCATCAAAGAAGGATTCTGGGAAAAAGGCAGCAAGGGAAGGGAAGAATCTCAAATCGTTGAAAGAGTTGAGTGCTGCTGAAACTGGCAGAAGAGAAGCAGAGCAGGAAGTGAGCCGAGATGTGGACGAGGAAAGCGAAGATGAGTATTATAATAGTGAGATGCAAGAAGGTGAAGAGAACCTGAAAGTGACTGAGACAGAaactaaggaagaagaggaacagTTTGAAAATCCAGAGGTTGAGAGTGAGAGAGATGGCTCAGAGTCGGAAGAGGAGCCAAAGTGGAGAGAAACAGATGATATGGAGGACGAAGCAGAAGAGAGGGAAGAGGCTGAGGCTGATGAGAAAGTGCCAAAAAGCTCAAGCCTCTCCGAGACTGAGAAAGACTCTGATGAAGAGAGGGTCTCTTGA
- the LOC106430762 gene encoding probable CCR4-associated factor 1 homolog 6, with protein sequence MSLFLKDDSIQIREVWSDNLQEEMDLIREVVDDFPYVAMDTEFPGIVVRPVGTFKSNADYHYETLKLNVNILNIIQLGLTFSNEQGNLPTCGTDSKYCIWQFNFREFDLDSDIFAVDSIDLLKQSGIDFAKNTRQGIESSRFAELLMSSGIVLNGNVHWVTFHSGYDFGYLLKLLTCKNLPDSQTSFFELINVYFPTVYDIKHLMKFCNSLHGGLNKLAELLEVERVGICHQAGSDSLLTSCTFRKLKENFFVGPLQKYAGVLYGLGVENGQVAL encoded by the coding sequence ATGTCTCTGTTTCTAAAAGACGACTCGATTCAAATCCGCGAAGTCTGGAGCGATAACCTCCAGGAGGAAATGGATCTGATCCGCGAAGTCGTCGACGACTTCCCTTACGTCGCCATGGACACCGAGTTCCCCGGAATCGTCGTCCGCCCCGTCGGAACCTTCAAATCAAACGCCGATTACCACTACGAGACCTTAAAGCTCAACGTCAACATCCTCAACATCATCCAGCTCGGCCTCACCTTCTCCAACGAGCAGGGCAACCTCCCCACCTGCGGCACCGACAGCAAATACTGCATCTGGCAGTTCAACTTCCGCGAGTTCGATCTCGACTCCGACATCTTCGCCGTCGACTCCATCGACCTCCTCAAGCAGTCAGGGATCGACTTCGCGAAGAACACTCGACAAGGGATCGAGTCGAGTCGATTCGCGGAGCTGCTGATGTCCTCCGGGATCGTGCTGAACGGGAACGTGCACTGGGTCACGTTCCACAGCGGATACGATTTCGGGTACTTGCTGAAGCTCCTCACGTGCAAGAACCTGCCTGATTCGCAGACCAGCTTCTTCGAGCTGATCAACGTTTATTTCCCGACGGTGTATGATATTAAGCACCTGATGAAGTTCTGCAACAGCCTCCACGGGGGGCTGAACAAGCTGGCGGAGTTGCTGGAGGTGGAGAGAGTTGGGATCTGTCACCAGGCGGGGTCGGATAGTTTGCTCACGTCTTGTACTTTCAGAAAGCTTAAGGAGAATTTCTTCGTTGGTCCCTTGCAGAAATATGCTGGTGTTTTGTATGGATTAGGTGTTGAAAATGGTCAGGTTGCTCtctaa
- the LOC106430760 gene encoding sister chromatid cohesion protein PDS5 homolog D-like isoform X2, translating into MASIVGLNHLAEALIDAGNRLLTLPSTDELLTLLDETESLLRNVEQDQPLSMQNALIPTKKALVSSDLLTHPDSDVRVSVVSCLTEIVRITAPEAPYTDDQMKDIFRLTIEAFEKLADASSRSYQKAESVLDNVSKVKSCLVMLDLECDDLILQMFRMFLRLIRSDHPRVVFSSMEMIMITVLDETEEVSKEFLDILLASVKKDNQNVSPMAWSLVEKVLSRCARKLKPCIMEALKSSGTTLDAYSPVVTTICQTVFETPKVHNVVDTKENEDKLVLGHSRKETRSKSSSKGPARDGTRRINENEKSNGKQVWSESRDAETDVGVTGKRGRKPNSLMNPEEGYDIPWLSGKRDSLKKTPPVKESSPATTSRALTGSVKRSRVKLEDTDHDLDSPSSPKLKKLASCFRDEEENFEKESNREIPEDDTEIGESRKKTKPQKGGKKKAVVNSSGKRSSARTAAKKNNLEGASSDTPVPQSSKDKKKVSQVGARPLAEESEETSKSLQVRSRTAKKEVGSDTNGPGADLVGKRVNIWWPLDKTFYEGAIESYSGRTKVHKVVYTDGESEELHLHKERWELLEDLSSASEEEDMEIDLPESIPLFDIMQRQKVKKSKNVESSSKKDSGKKAAREGKNLKSLKELSAAETGRREAEQEVSRDVDEESEDEYYNSEMQEGEENLKVTETETKEEEEQFENPEVESERDGSESEEEPKWRETDDMEDEAEEREEAEADEKVPKSSSLSETEKDSDEERVS; encoded by the exons atgGCTTCTATTGTTGGATTGAACCACCTTGCTGAAGCACTCATCGATGCTGGAAACAGACTTCTCACCCTTCCTTCAACCGACGAGCTTCTCACTCTTCTCGAT GAAACTGAGTCACTGCTTAGAAACGTGGAGCAAGATCAACCCTTGTCAATGCAAAACGCCCTGATTCCCACCAAGAAGGCTTTGGTATCAAGTGACCTCTTGACCCACCCTGATTCTGATGTTAGGGTTTCTGTTGTCTCCTGCTTAACCGAAATCGTCAGGATTACTGCCCCAGAAGCTCCTTACACTGATGATCAGATGAag GACATCTTCAGGTTGACGATTGAAGCTTTTGAGAAGCTAGCTGATGCATCCTCCCGCAGCTATCAGAAAGCCGAGTCTGTTCTTGATAATGTATCAAAGGTCAAATCATGCTTGGTCATGCTGGACCTAGAGTGCGATGACCTCATTCTACAAATGTTTCGCATGTTCTTGAGACTCATAAG ATCTGATCATCCACGGGTGGTGTTTTCGTCAATGGAGATGATAATGATTACAGTATTAGATGAAACCGAAGAAGTGTCCAAGGAGTTTCTCGATATTCTATTAGCTAGTGTCAAAAAAGATAATCAG AATGTTTCACCAATGGCTTGGAGTCTTGTGGAGAAGGTTCTCAGTAGATGTGCTCGTAAACTTAAACCATGCATCATGGAAGCTTTGAAGTCTTCAGGGACCACCTTGGATGCGTATTCTCCAGTAGTTACGACCATATGCCAGACTGTTTTTGAAACTCCCAAGGTTCATAATGTTGTTGACACCAAAGAAAATGAG GACAAACTGGTTTTGGGGCATTCTCGCAAGGAGACTCGTTCTAAAAGTAGTTCCAAGGGACCTGCGAGAGATGGAACTCGACGAATCAATGAGAATGAGAAATCAAACGGAAAGCAAGTGTGGTCTGAGAGTAGAGATGCGGAAACAGATGTAGGAGTTACAGGGAAGAGAGGAAGGAAACCAAATTCGTTGATGAACCCTGAGGAAGGCTATGACATTCCTTGGCTTTCAGGGAAAAGAGATTCTCTAAAGAAAACACCTCCGGTTAAAGAATCTTCCCCAGCCACTACTAGTAGGGCTCTGACGGGTTCAGTTAAACGAAGCAGGGTTAAGCTGGAGGATACTGATCATGATTTAGACTCTCCTTCTTCACCCAAATTGAAGAAGTTGGCATCATGCTTCCGGGACGAAGAAGAGAATTTTGAGAAAGAATCAAACCGTGAAATACCAGAAGATGACACAGAGATTGGAGAATCAAGGAAGAAGACAAAGCCCCAGAAGGGCGGGAAAAAGAAGGCAGTTGTGAACTCCAGTGGAAAAAGATCGTCAGCTCGCACAGCTGCTAAGAAAAACAACTTGGAAGGTGCTTCTTCGGATACTCCTGTTCCACAATCATCAAAGGACAAG aagaaggtttcTCAAGTTGGAGCTAGACCATTGGCAGAAGAATCtgaagaaacttcaaagagCCTTCAAGTGAGGAGCCGGACAGCAAAAAAAGAAGTG GGTTCTGACACGAATGGCCCTGGCGCGGATTTGGTCGGGAAGAGAGTGAATATCTGGTGGCCACTGGACAAGAC TTTTTATGAAGGCGCCATAGAGTCTTATTCTGGTCGTACGAAGGTGCATAAG GTAGTATATACTGATGGAGAATCAGAAGAGCTTCATCTCCATAAAGAACGCTGGGAGCTACTTGAGGACCTCTCTTCTGCCAGTGAG GAGGAGGATATGGAGATTGATCTGCCAGAGTCCATTCCTTTATTTGACAT AATGCAGAGGCAGAAAGTCAAGAAAAGCAAAAACGTGGAATCATCATCAAAGAAGGATTCTGGGAAAAAGGCAGCAAGGGAAGGGAAGAATCTCAAATCGTTGAAAGAGTTGAGTGCTGCTGAAACTGGCAGAAGAGAAGCAGAGCAGGAAGTGAGCCGAGATGTGGACGAGGAAAGCGAAGATGAGTATTATAATAGTGAGATGCAAGAAGGTGAAGAGAACCTGAAAGTGACTGAGACAGAaactaaggaagaagaggaacagTTTGAAAATCCAGAGGTTGAGAGTGAGAGAGATGGCTCAGAGTCGGAAGAGGAGCCAAAGTGGAGAGAAACAGATGATATGGAGGACGAAGCAGAAGAGAGGGAAGAGGCTGAGGCTGATGAGAAAGTGCCAAAAAGCTCAAGCCTCTCCGAGACTGAGAAAGACTCTGATGAAGAGAGGGTCTCTTGA